A genomic window from Populus nigra chromosome 7, ddPopNigr1.1, whole genome shotgun sequence includes:
- the LOC133699060 gene encoding U-box domain-containing protein 7-like produces MSPEQRPNMPEPPPSPSSSSIFALSYLKLQFFARVRRFLQTKRAQKSIKTRTKAMVNKEEQATITTTVDRQSSDIDDDSVVLQRSVKRLHFGSWEEKEMAALEIEKLAREDAKMRNLMAELGVIPALVGMVASEVAGRQRVAVNALIELANGTYKNKALMVEAGIFSKLPKSMDVLEEPTRQDFAELIQSLSSLANHTQFPLASSEVLPFLIGILESCSSYETKESCLGTLYNLSAVLDNAGPLLSNGAVQTLLRVVSEKEFSEKALATLGHLVVTLMGKKAMENSSLVPESLIEIMTWEDKPKCQELSAYILMILAHQSSALRDKMLKAGIVPVLLEVALLGSPLAQKRALKLLQWFKDERQTRMGPHSGPQTARIAIGSPVNNREAQEGKKLMKDLVKQSLHKNMELITRRANATSGDSSKFKSLVISTSSKSLPC; encoded by the exons atgtcTCCAGAACAAAGACCAAACATGCCTGAACCACCTCCTTccccttcttcctcttctatcTTTGCACTTTCTTACTTGAAACTTCAATTCTTCGCTCGTGTCAGGCGGTTCTTGCAAACTAAAAGGGCACAAAAGAGCATTAAAACAAGAACCAAAGCTATGGTCAACAAAGAAGAACAAGCAACAATTACTACTACTGTGGATAGACAAAGTAGTGATATTGATGATGATTCTGTGGTGTTACAAAGATCAGTAAAGAGACTTCACTTTGGAAGCTGGGAAGAGAAGGAGATGGCAGCTCTTGAGATTGAAAAATTAGCTAGGGAAGATGCTAAGATGAGAAATTTGATGGCTGAGCTTGGTGTTATTCCTGCCTTGGTGGGGATGGTGGCTTCAGAAGTAGCTGGCCGCCAGAGAGTGGCTGTTAATGCTTTGATTGAGCTTGCTAATGGAACTTACAA gAACAAGGCTCTCATGGTAGAAGCAGGTATCTTTTCGAAACTACCAAAGAGCATGGATGTTTTAGAAGAACCAACAAGACAAGACTTTGCAGAATTAATCCAGTCATTATCTTCGTTGGCGAATCATACCCAATTCCCTCTTGCTTCATCAGAAGTTTTGCCATTTCTAATTGGAATTCTTGAGTCTTGCTCAAGTTACGAAACCAAGGAGTCATGTTTGGGTACTCTATACAACCTGTCTGCTGTGTTGGACAATGCAGGGCCTTTGCTCTCTAATGGGGCAGTTCAAACTCTCTTGAGGGTAGTATCAGAAAAAGAATTCTCAGAGAAAGCTCTAGCGACACTAGGACATTTAGTGGTGACCTTAATGGGGAAGAAAGCAATGGAAAATAGTTCACTTGTGCCAGAGAGCTTGATAGAGATAATGACATGGGAGGATAAGCCAAAATGTCAAGAATTATCGGCTTATATTTTGATGATTCTAGCTCATCAAAGCTCAGCTCTGCGTGATAAAATGCTTAAAGCTGGCATTGTCCCTGTACTCCTTGAAGTGGCATTATTGGGGAGTCCTCTAGCTCAGAAGAGAGCACTAAAACTACTGCAATGGTTCAAAGATGAGAGGCAAACAAGGATGGGGCCACATTCTGGGCCTCAAACAGCAAGGATAGCAATAGGGTCACCAGTAAATAACAGGGAAGCTCAAGAGGGAAAGAAACTGATGAAGGATTTGGTGAAGCAAAGTTTACACAAGAACATGGAGTTGATAACCCGGCGAGCCAATGCTACTTCAGGGGACTCTTCTAAGTTCAAGTCCTTGGTTATCAGTACAAGTTCTAAAAGCTTGCCTTGCTAA